A stretch of DNA from Nitrospira sp. KM1:
GAACATGGCCTATTGGCTGCTTAGTGTCTAATCTGCATTCTCTGCCTGTTCGTCTTTCGTCTTCCGTGGTTGACGGCGGACGCAGTTTCATTGTGTCTTCATAACCGCCATTCGACCTGTGCGCCATCACTTGCGCGCATCGAATCCGGAAAGTAAACATTCCCTTCTTCTCTTCCTCATGTATAGATTGCTCCGCTCACACTGATCGCTGATGATGGTGTCACTGGAGTCATGAGTCAAAGCGAATTGCTTCAGGCCTTTGAAACGCATGCCCTCGACCTGCGTCGATTTCTAGCCAAGCGGGTGCAGTGTGAAGAAACTGCGGCTGATCTCGTGCAGGAGACGTATTTAAGATTGTCGGGAATTGCCCGTTCAGAGCCGATTCAGAACATCCGAGCCTTTCTCTTTCAGGTTGCCGACAATCTGGCGATCGACCATTTGCGATCCCGAACGAGATTTTACCAGCGCTATGCCGGAACCCCATCCCCGGACCTCATGGGCTCCACGCCGTTGCCGGATCGGGAGTTGGCTGCGAAACAGGAGTGGTCGATCATTCAACAGGCGATCAGCGAATTGACTCCGAAATGCCGGACGGCGTTTCTGTTGCACCGAGTGCAACACCTGAGCTATAGCCAAATTGCCGCGAAATTGGACATTTCACAGCGGACGGTCGAGAAACATATTAGTAAAGCGTTAGCGCATTGCCGGTTGCGAATCGATCGTGCCGGGATGCCGTGAATGCGTATGACCGCTGCGAAGAAGGCGGCTGACATCGTTCACCTGGATTTGCGATGATACGGGAGCACATCTTCTCTCATCCGGTTGCAATTATGGGGCGTACGCCCGATTCTGATCGGTACGAAAAACTTGTCGGAGAAGCATCCGATTGGTTCGCCCGTCTCCGTGCAGAAGACGCCACGGAGGATGACCGCTGCGCATTTATCCGCTGGAAGTCGCAAAGTCCTGCCCATCATGATGCCTATGAGTCTGTCCGGCTGCTGTGGGATAGCATGGCTCAGCCGGCCGGTGCGTGGCCTGAGATCGATTTGCAGAGTCTCGAACGCGATCGTGTCAACGATCTCTCTCCACGCCGATCACGTTCTGCCATGGCCGGAGTCTTCCGAACGGTCGGGATGGCCACCATGGTGGCAGCGGTGGCAGTCGCCGCCGCTCTGTGGGGTCCCGACGTCCTGCAACGTTGGCAGAGTGATTATTCGACTTCTGCCGGTGAGCATCGAGAGGTGCAGCTATCGGACGGTTCAACGGTCCTCTTGAATACGGCCAGCGCACTCGCGCTCGGCACGTGGGATCACGAGCGGGTCGTCAAGATTCTCAAGGGCGAGGCGGCGTTTTCTGTTGCAGCCGATTCAACAAAGCCGTTCATCGTGAAAGCGGGGGCCGGTGAAGTCCGCGTTGTCGGCACAAAATTCTCGATCCGGACATGGCCCGGTCGTACCACCGTCACGGTCACGGAAGGAGTCGTGACGGTTGGAACGGATGCGGAGTCCGACACTGTCCAGGTCAGAGCCGGGGAAGAGGTCTCGTACGGCGGGCAGGGGATGGGGGCGATCGTCAAGGCCGATCCCATGAGAAGCCTGGCCTGGCAGCGCGGACAACTGGTTTTCACGATGGAGCCTCTGAGCGCAGTCATCGAAGAACTGAACCGCTATCATTCCGGCGCGATCATGGTGGTCAATCCCTCTCTGAAAACACGCATGGTCAGCGGGGTGTTTGCAACCGATGATCCTGTACGAGTCATCAGTGCCGTCACCCGGACTCTGCACGTGCGTTCGTTTTCTTTGACCGATCGGTTCGTCTTTCTCTACTGAAGGCCAGCCTGTACCCACTTCATTAGCTTCAGATCTCAATTCCACGTCTCTCGCCCCGACTGATACTTGAAACAGGAGTCTGCCGATCCATCTCTCCATACGCCTCTAATTGGCTCGGGATGCCAGTTCCGGCCCGCTCGGTTCTTGGGCCGCACACGCCATGAAATTTTTCTATGGGGGTCATGCCCGGTTGGTTCGTCTAGAGAGAACATTGCCGCAGAGCGGCTCAACGAATCACGGCCACGATCACATCACTTCATAGGAGTCGAGCGCATGAGACGGTTCGGAGTTCTCGTTTGGTCATTCATCGCAGTCATCGCCATACTGGGCGCGCTTGGTCCCGCATCAGGATACGGAGCAGACGGGTCGCACACCGGGAGCCCGGTCGCGTTTGATATTGCGCCGCAGCCACTGACCGATGCCTTGATCGCTTTCTCGGCTCACACCCATCTTCAAGTATTGTATGAAGGGCCAATCACAGAGGGCATACAAAGTTCCGGCGTGTCGGGAGAAATGATGCCGATGGTTGCTCTCGACCGGCTGCTGGCCGGGACCGGCCTGTCTTACCGGTTGGCGGAGGGCGATACCATTACCCTGGTGCGCGATTCGTCGTCCGGCATCGTCCCAGGGATGGTTGGGGCGGGCGTTGCTGCCGGTGCCATGGCTGTGTCAGATGGGTCCGACGAGGCAGTGCAACCAACCCAGAAGCCGGTGAAGGTACCGGAGATTCTGGTGAAAGACGTGCGGCAACGCGGGGCGGACACCTCCTACGTGGCGGAAGAA
This window harbors:
- a CDS encoding FecR family protein; the encoded protein is MIREHIFSHPVAIMGRTPDSDRYEKLVGEASDWFARLRAEDATEDDRCAFIRWKSQSPAHHDAYESVRLLWDSMAQPAGAWPEIDLQSLERDRVNDLSPRRSRSAMAGVFRTVGMATMVAAVAVAAALWGPDVLQRWQSDYSTSAGEHREVQLSDGSTVLLNTASALALGTWDHERVVKILKGEAAFSVAADSTKPFIVKAGAGEVRVVGTKFSIRTWPGRTTVTVTEGVVTVGTDAESDTVQVRAGEEVSYGGQGMGAIVKADPMRSLAWQRGQLVFTMEPLSAVIEELNRYHSGAIMVVNPSLKTRMVSGVFATDDPVRVISAVTRTLHVRSFSLTDRFVFLY
- a CDS encoding RNA polymerase sigma factor; amino-acid sequence: MSQSELLQAFETHALDLRRFLAKRVQCEETAADLVQETYLRLSGIARSEPIQNIRAFLFQVADNLAIDHLRSRTRFYQRYAGTPSPDLMGSTPLPDRELAAKQEWSIIQQAISELTPKCRTAFLLHRVQHLSYSQIAAKLDISQRTVEKHISKALAHCRLRIDRAGMP